The genomic segment GCGCTACCAACACCTGCTCGTAATTGTTCACACCACTGCTCCAGAATCAACGCGTTGTTTATACCTCTAATAATTAGAGGTCTTTGCACTGGTAATTGCAAGTGGGCATTATCACCTAGCTTGCGTCCTATATTGCTCAGCATGCCGCGCACCAGGTATGCGGCATTTTTTCTGGTGGCCATTATGCTATGGTCATCAGCTTGCCACTCACCCAGAAACGGATAACGGTTGATGATCAGGTTTTTCCTCGCACTCGTTTTTGCCATCACTTTCGCCAGCGCCTCCATGGCCCAACAGCAACCGGCTGAGTCGGCCCAGCAAGTGACGGACGAAGATGTTGAAGAGCGAATCGGTGAATTGGAAAGCCCCCTGTACAATCCATTCGTGGAGCGTTATCTGCTGGATGAGGTGAAAGCGTTGCGGCAGGAGATGCAGAACACCCGGGCCGAGTTAATTGAAAAAGTGGTCGACAAGGAGTTGTCGGTTGCCGACAAAACCATGTCCTACGCCACCGACACGGTCACCTACTTCTTCTACCTGATTGCCGGCGCCACCTCCATTCTGGTGGTGATTGGCTGGAACTCGATCCGCGACATGCGCAACCAGCTCACCAGCCTGGCCGAGAAACGTGTGAACGAACTGGTGGTGGAGTACGAACAGCGCCTGAAGGCCATTGAAGAGCAGCTGCAGCAGAAATCCGAGATCATTCATCAAAACCAGGCGGAGATCGAACGCACTAACGAGGTGCACGCGCTCTGGTTGAAGGCAAGTCAGGAGACCTCCCAGCAAAACAAGATCGCCGCCTACGACCAGATTCTGGACCTGCGTCCTGATGATGTGGAAGCTCTGAGCTACAAAGCCGATGCCGTGCTGGAGATGCGCGAACCTCTCTGGGCCATCAGCTTGTGCCAACGGGCACTGAAGCTGGCTCCGGATAACGGCCATGCCCATTACCAGCTGGCCTGCGCCTACGCCGAGATTGGCCGCTGGGAAGACGCCGTCAGCACCCTGGAAAAGGCCATCGACATCTCAGAAGCCTACCGGGACGATGCCTCCGTCGACCCCAGTTTCGAGCCACTGCACGATCACGAAAGTTTCAGGGCTCTGGTCTTCACCGATCAGGACGACAGCACGGACGCATAACATCACAGAGACCGGCACAGAGCTTGCTAATCCAAACGGAGAAAGCGACGCTGTGTTCCAGAGCAAACCCTGGCCCGATCTGCTTGACAAGCAGCTGGCTGTGGTGTTTGTTAAAGTCTCTGAGAACATAACAATAACCCTGACAAACAGGAACATCACGATGAAAATGTCCGTTAAGAAACTCGCTACCGCTGTAGGCGCTTCTGTTGCTCTGATGGCCGCCGGCCAGGCCGCCGCTGAAATCCGAATTGGTATTGCCGGCCCGATGACCGGCCCCGTTGCCCAGTATGGTGATATGCAGTTTTCTGGCGCCCGCATGGCCATTGAACGCATCAATGCTGCCGGCGGTGTTATGGGCGAACAACTGGTAGGCGTAGAGGTAGATGACGTGTGCGACCCCAAGCAGGCCGTCACCGTTGCCAACCGCCTGGTCAACCAGGGTGTTCAATACGTGGTGGGTCACCTGTGTTCCAGCTCTACCCAGCCGGCGTCTGATATCTATGAAGACGAAGGCATACTGATGATTACCCCGGCCTCGACCAGCCCGGACATTACCCAGCGTGGTTATGAGCTGGTATTCCGTACCATCGGCCTGGACAGCATGCAGGGACCGGTCGCCGGTGAGTACATCGTCAGCCAGAACCCGAATAAGGTCGCCGTCATCCACGACAAACAGCAGTATGGTGAGGGCATTGCTACTGCGGTACGAGACACCCTGCGCAATGCCGGTGTGGAAGTGGCGATGTTTGAAGGTATCACCGCCGGTGACAAAGACTTCTCGTCACTGGTTACCAAGATCAAACAGGCCAACGTGGATTTCGTCTACTACGGCGGCTACCACCCGGAGCTTGGTTTGATCCTTCGCCAGGCACGCCAGGCAGACGTGAACGCGAAGTTCATGGGGCCTGAAGGCGTTGGCAACAAAGACATCAACACTATTGCCGGCGAAGCCGCCGAAGGCCTGCTGGTTACCCTGCCGCCCAGCTTTGACGAGAAAGAAGAGAACCAGGATCTGGTAGCCGCCTTCGCTGACAAGGGTGAAGACCCATCCGGCCCATTTGTTCTCACCTCCTATACCGCTGTTCAGCTGGTTGCCGACGGCATCGAACAGGCCGGCACCAAAGATCCGTTTGAAGTGGCCAAGGCCCTGCGCTCCGGCACTTTCGAAACGCCCATCGGCACCGTTCAGTACAACCAGGCGGGCGATATGGAGTCCTTCGAGTTTGTCGTCTACGAATGGCACTCTGACGGCAGCAAGACTCCGGTCAACTGAGCCAACATCGTTTACAGACGGTCATTATGAGAACACCTTCCCGCCGTAACCCGGGGGAAGGTGTTTTTCTGGGCTTCTGCTGACCCGCTTTGCGACCAGGCGACCAACCCGTCAAAGGGACAAGGAGTGCGGGCAGCAGGCATTCGGAGTTCCACACAGATGCATGACCTCCTTTATTTCTCACAGCAGCTCATTAACGGGCTGACGATCGGCAGCACCTATGCCCTGATAGCCATCGGCTATACGATGGTTTACGGCATCATCGGCATGATCAACTTCGCCCATGGTGAGATCTACATGATCGGTGCCTACACCGCGCTGATCGCCATCACTGGCCTCGCCACCCTGGGCATCGCCTGGTTACCACTGGTGCTGATCGTCGCGCTGATCTGCGCCATGATCGTATCCAGCTCCATGGGCTGGGCGGTGGAAAGGGTAGCCTACCGGCCAGTGCGCGGCCGGCACCGGCTGATTCCGCTGATCTCCGCCATCGGCATGTCCATCTTCCTGCAAAACTATGTTCACCTGGCGCAGGGCTCACGCAATGTTGGCTTCCCGGCGCTGATTGATGGCAGTTTCCGTTTTGGTACGGGCGAAGGCTTCCAGCTGTCGATTTCCTACATGCAGATCACCATCTTCATCACCACCCTGGTCTGCATGACCATCCTTTCGCTATTTATTGCCCGTTCGCGCATCGGCCGCGCCTGCCGGGCCGTATCCCAGGATCTGGGCATGGCCAACCTGCTGGGCATTGATACCAACCGCATCATCTCCGCCACCTTCGTGATCGGCGCCGCACTGGCGGCGGTGGCTGGCTTGCTGTTGGGCATGTACTACGGCTCGGTTGACCCGTTGTTCGGTTTTATCGCCGGCCTGAAAGCCTTTACTGCGGCGGTGCTCGGCGGCATCGGCAGCATTCCCGGCGCGATGCTCGGCGGGCTGATTCTGGGCGTTGCCGAAAGCATGACCTCCGGCTACCTCAGTGGTGAATACAAAGATGTGGTGTCGTTCAGCCTGCTGATCCTGATCCTGCTGTTCAAACCCACCGGACTGCTGGGCAAACCGGAGGTTGAGAAGATCTGATGGCAGCACACAACTTCAAACATGCCTTGTTCTGCGCGGTGGTCACCATGGTCATCGCCTTCCCCATCCTGGGCCTTAACCTGGTGGCCCGGGGCACCCGGGTCGGCCTTGAAGGCGCTGATGCCAGCACCATTATTTCGGTGTTCGTAGCCGCCGCCATTGTGTTTTTCTTCCAGCTGTATCGCGACACCATCATGGGAAATCTCGGCAAACTGCCGGCACTGAATCCACTGGCAGGTCGTGAACCCATGCCCCAGGCCAAGCGGGTAAAACTGGAGTCCTGGGCGCTGACCGGCATCATTGTGCTGGCCCTGTTCTGGCCGTTCTTCGTGTCCAGGGGCTCGGTGGATCTGGCGACGCTGGTGCTGATCTACGTCATGCTGGCGCTGGGCTTGAACGTGGTCGTTGGCCTGGCCGGGCTGCTCGATCTTGGCTACGTCGCTTTCTACGCCGTGGGTGCCTATACCTTTGCCCTGCTGTCCCAGTACATGGGCATTTCGTTCTGGATGGCCCTGCCCATCGGTGCCCTGCTCGCCGCCCTGTTCGGCCTGGTACTGGGTTTTCCCGTACTGCGATTGCGGGGCGATTACCTGGCCATCGTGACCCTTGGTTTCGGGGAAATTATCCGGATTCTGCTGAATAACTGGACCTCCATCACCGGCGGCCCAAATGGTATTGGTGGCATTCCCGAGCCCACTCTGTTCGGTATGGAATTCGGCCGGCGCGTTAAGGAAGAAGGCAATACCTCGTTCCACGAAACCTTTGGCATTGCCTACAGCGGCGAGCACAAAGTGATCTTCCTGTACCTGATAGCCCTGGTACTGGCGGTGATCACCGCTCTGGTGATTCGCCGCCTGATGCGCATGCCAGTGGGCCGCGCCTGGGAAGCCCTGCGGGAAGATGAAATTGCCGCCCGCTCACTGGGCCTGAGCCGCACCGCGGTGAAGCTTTCAGCGTTCACCATCGGCGCGTTCTTTGCCGGCTTTGCCGGCACCGTGTTTGCCTCCAAGCAGGGCTTTATCAGCCCGGAGTCGTTCGTGTTCCTCGAATCCGCCATCATTCTGGCCATTGTGGTGCTCGGCGGTATGGGCTCGCAGATCGGCGTCATACTCGCCGCCATTGCGGTCACCATACTGCCGGAACTGGCCCGTGAGTTTGCCGACTACCGTATGCTGGTGTTCGGTGCAGCCATGGTGTTGATGATGGTGTGGCGGCCACAGGGCCTGATGCCCATGCGTCGGATTCACATTGAACTGAAACGGCAGGAGTGACAGATATGCTGGATGTAAAAAATCTGTCCATGCGCTTCGGCGGCCTGCTGGCAGTCGATCAGGTCAGCCTGGATGTGCAGGAACACGAAATCGTTTCCATCATCGGGCCAAACGGTGCCGGCAAAACCACGGTGTTTAACTGCATCAGTGGGTTCTACAAACCCAGTGGTGGCAAGATCCTGTTCGAAGGCAAAGAGGTGCAAGGCAAGCCCGACTACAAAATCTCGCGGCTGGGCATGGTGCGGACCTTTCAGCACGTTCGCCTGTTCAACAAAATGACCGTGGTGGAAAACCTGCTGGTGGCCCAGCACCGGCACCTGAACACCAACCTGCTGTCCGGACTGATTAAAACCCCCAACTACCGATCACGGGAGCAGAAATCCCTGGACCGGGCAGCCTACTGGCTGGAGCGGGTGGGCCTGCTTGATCTTGCCAACCGGGATGCCGGCAATCTGGCCTACGGCCAGCAACGGCGCCTGGAGATTGCCCGCTGCATGGTGACCGAGCCCAAACTGCTGATGCTGGATGAACCGGCCGCCGGCCTGAACCCGGCAGAAACCAAAGACCTCAATCAACTGATTGTCAGCCTCAAAGAGGACTATAACGTCTCGGTACTGTTGATCGAGCACGATATGAGCCTGGTGATGGACATCTCCGATCGGATTACCGTGATCAACCAGGGCCGTCCCCTGGCTGCAGGCACACCGGGCGAAGTGCGCCAGAACGATGACGTTATCAAAGCTTATCTGGGCGAGGCCTGAGGAAACACCATGCTAGTACTGGAAAACGTGCACACCCACTACGGCAAGATCGAGGCCTTGCACGGGGTATCGGTTGAAGTGAACAAAGGCGAGATTGTCTCGCTGATCGGCGCCAACGGCGCGGGCAAAACCACTCTGTTGATGACCGTCTGCGGCAACCCCCAGGCCAGCGCCGGGCGGGTGATCCTGGAAGGCCGGGATATTACCAATGAAGCCACCTCCAATATCATGCGCTCCGGTATCGCTATCGTGCCTGAGGGCCGGAGGGTCTTCTCCGGGCTGACCGTGGAAGAGAACCTGGCCATGGGTGGGTTCTTCAACACCAAGGCCGAGATCCGTAAAAGCCAGGATCACGTGTACGAGCTGTTCCCCCGCCTGAAGGAGCGGGAACACCAGCGGGCCGGCACTATGTCTGGCGGCGAGCAACAAATGCTCGCCATCGGCCGGGCACTGATGAGCAAACCCCGGATGATCATCCTGGATGAGCCGTCACTGGGCCTGGCGCCGATCATCATCAAACAGATATTCGAGATCATCGGCCACCTTCGGGAGGAAGGCATTACCGTGTTCCTGGTGGAACAGAACGCCCATCAGGCCCTGAACCTGGCCGACCGGGGTTATGTGCTGGAAACCGGGCGTATCCGCCTGCACGACACCGGCAAGAACCTGCTGGCCAATCCGGAAGTGCGGGAGGCGTACCTTGGGAGCGGCTAAATTCTCTTTCAATGGGCTGAAACAAAACATTTTTACTTGATTACATTACTTAGGTATGTAAAATCTGGTAGCTCTTTTATGAGGGATTTGAAATGAAAAAGGTCACTGCAGTAGTAGCTTCGTTGGCGCTTATCTCTGGTTGCAGCACTGTTATCAAAGGTAACAATCAAGCTGTGACGTTCCAAAGTGAGCCATCAGGGGCAGCCATTTTTATTGACGGCGAAAGAATCGGCAACACACCAATGACTGTTAGATTGCCCAAAAACAAAAAAGATACCGTAATGATATCTAAAGATGGATACCACAGCGTCAGCAGGGATCTAACAAAGCAGTATGACTCAGTAACCCTCTTAAACGTTTTCTGGGACCTGAGCACTACCGACATGATTACCGGCGCCGCTTTTGAATACGAGCCGAATGCATACTTTTTTGAGCTTCAATCTAAATAGCACTAAAAGAATATCAAGTTGCGTATAAAAGCATACCGATTATTCTTCATTCTGGCGTCCACAGTCATATTGTGCGGCGCCAGTCTCGAAAAGGCCCCCAACAGTCAATTCTATAAGTGGAAAACCTTTATTTATATAAACTTCCAAGCGATGAAAGCTGACCCAGAAAAATCCGATGAAAGCAGAGCGCTAAAAGACCTTCTTTGCATCAAGAAATTAGTAGGCTGCGAGAACTTTTCAGAAAAAATAATTAAAAGTCAAACACCCGGCGAATTGATAAAGGAGCTTAGTGGATTAACCTCAATAAACCATAATCGATAACTATGAAGATAATATTAATAGTCGTCTTTTGTTTTTTATCCCTCCCGTCCACGTTACTCGCAGCCAAATTAAACCTTGATACAATTACAGAGAGCCAGGCCCAAGAAATAGCGAGCTTACTTTATCTAGGTCCAAATCAAGACTCTAAACCCAATTCGTTCTATCTGTCCGAAACTGCCGTATTGGATATAGAGCTTCAAGCTCTGTTCGAGCAAAACAGCACAGATTCTAGGTGCAAATTTCCAGCAAGATACTATTGGCTGTCATTGCAAGAAAATCTTACGGGGAACTTCTCGGTAGAGCATTGCTTTAATAATACAATAGCCAATCCATTCGCAGAGTCAGGCGTTGCGGCTACTGTGATTTTTGCAGATGCCAGTAATCGCTCGCCAATGTCATATTTTGGCCATATTTTGCTTGGATTTAGCTTTAACAGGGGCGCTCCATACTTCGATCATGTAGTCACATTCACTGCTGATACCGGTGATAGCAAGTCCCCAATAGACACTATAACAAAGGGTGTTAATGGAGGCTTTGAGGGGCGATTTTCGGAACAGGTCTTTCATCCTATAATTGAACAATACACTAACATCGAAAATCGCTCACTTACTATTTTTGACCTTAACATTGAACATGAAAAGTCTATTCTTTTGTATCTACACACAAAAGAACTCCAAAAAACAACATACCCATACAAATTCTTTTCTTATAACTGCTCATCTGAAATCCTAAGAGCAATCCAAGCCGTTAAAATATTAGAAGACAACCAAGAGCACTTAAGAATTTACCCTATCGACATATTAAATCGGCTAGACAAAAAGGGCATTACCAACAAAAATAACGCTACAACAATGCTTGCACTCAGCAAAAAGGATCCTACACCAGAGAATAAAAAACTTTTCAGATCGGTCATAACTTCGAATACTCAACCCATTTTCACTACCCCAAGGAAGATCAGTACCGGTGTTCAGAAATTTGGTGGAAAATATTATTCAGGTATCGGATTTAAACTTGGGTACAAAGGAATCGACTCGCCATTCTCCACCACACTCAATGATAGAAATACATTCAACTTCTTAGATATTGAAGCTGTTGATATAAATGGGTCCCCAAAAATAAAAAAAATAAATATCATTGAGCTAGAGTCCTTAAATGCAAAATATATTTCCGAGAATACATCGATTGCCTGGTCTTACAAAACAGTCATAGATAGGCACTCAAATCAAGAAAATGAACTGTCAGATTCATCGTCAATCGGTGTTGGTATAGCTCATACAACCCCAAGAATTACTATCTCGTACTTGCCAGAAGTTGCGATTTCGATTCGAGAGAACTTTGCTACTCCCCGAATCAAAGCTGAAGCCTTTCTCTACTCTCAGCCTTTCTTCTTTGGCATAAAGCATAAAACTCGTAGTTTTATTAATTCAAAGCTAACTAAACAGACTGAAATCGTGGCAGCTATTCAACCCCTCAGTAACGTCCAGATCACCGCTCGACACGAGCTGGATTCCGACTCAAACTCTATACACTTAGAGTATTTTTTCTAAAAAAATCTTAGGTGCTCCTTCACAACCAAAATAATGTAACTACACTTGCTAGAAGGGTAGGCTGAGAACAGCCTTGCTCGAAAAGACCGCAAGGAGAGAAAAAATGAAAAGAATCGTTTTAGGAGCCCTGCTAATATCAGCGTCTTCGATGGTGTTCGCCCAACCTGGCTGTGGTGTTGGCGCTATGATTTGGAAAGGACAGTCTGGCGTAATTCCTCACGTGTTAGGGGCAACCACCAACGGCATGGCTTCCCAAACTGTGAGTATGACGTTCGGGATTGTGGGCTGTAACACGAACCAGAGCGTACAATCGATGGCAATGCTGATTGATTCTCGCGGTTCAGCCGTAGCTGCAGATATTTCAAAGGGCAGCGGAGAGAATCTGGAGGCAATGGCCGTTACTCTCGGTATCACACCCGATGAACGCCCAGCCTTCTATCATCTTTTACAATCTAATTTTGAAATAATTTTCCCCTCTCCAGAAGCAACAACAGGGCAAGCTGTTGACGCAATCGTAAGCCTCATGGAGCAGGATAAATCCCTACGGAAGTATGTAGTAGCTTGATAAATTAATAACTCAGACTGACTGGCGCCACGGATGGCGCCCTCCTGCACCCAATCGCAATCCGGACTCTGATCTCCCCTATGGGTAACATCTTGCGCCTCCGTCAGGCCGCTCTGTGGCTTGCATGCTCACTCTCGGCCCAGGCAGCCGTTGCCATCACACCTGATGAACTGCACCTTCACCCGGTATGGTTGACCCTTGGCCATTACCAGCCTGACCGATTTGGCGCCGGCTACACCAGCCAGGCGGACGACTCTGCGTTTTTTCTGAGCGAGAACGGCAAAACCTCACCCAGGGAAGAACTGGAAGCAACGCTTGCCGCTATTCAGGAGCCAGGTGAAGGCAACGATCACGCCCGATGCCGCTTTCCGGCCCGGGATGCCTGGCTTCGGGAACAGCTCGACCTGCCCGCTGATCCTGTCGTTTGCCCCGCTTATGACGAGTGGGCGGCCGAACTGAACACCGAGAAGGTCACACTGGTGTTCGCCGCCTCTTACCTGAACAGCCCATCGTCCATGTTCGGCCATACCTTCCTTCGACTGGACCCACCCCAGGAGGATGAAGAAGCCGACCTGCTGCTGGCCAATACCATTTCTTACGCAGCGGACGCCGCCGAGCACGACAGCGAGCTGCTGTTTGCCTACCGGGGTATTTTCGGCGGTTATCCCGGGATTACCTCCATCCGGCCCTATTACGAGATGATCCGGCTGTATAACGACATCGAACACCGGGACTTATGGGAATACACCCTGAACCTGACCCAGCCAGAAGTAGACACCCTGCTGGCCCACACCTGGGAAATTCAGGACAAAAACTTCGATTACTACTTCTTTGACGAGAACTGTGCCTACCGCTTGCTGGCACTGATTGATGCCGCGCGCCCGGGCACCAACCTGCTGGGTGAAGTGAGCACTCACGCAATCCCCTCCGACACGGTACGCTGGGTTCGGGATGCAGACCTTGTCGAGAGCATTCATTACCGGCCTTCGGCCGCCACAGCTGTTAGCCACAGCCTCGATACCCTGCCCCGTGACCATCAAACCCTGGCCGCAGCCATCGCCAATGGTTACGTGCAGGTGGATGGCCCTGAGATGCAACAGCTCTCGACACAGGAAAGAGCCTGGGTACTGGACGCCACCTACGATTACGTGCGCTACCAAAGCGAAGCCCGTGGCTGGCCAAGGGAATTTTCCGCCCCCCTGTCGCATCAGCTACTGATCTCACGCAGCCGGATAGACGATGCGCAGGAGATACCTCCAGTACCGGAGCCTGCGGTTCGTGACGACCAGGGCCACGACACTTTTCGGGTAAGCCTCGGTAGTGGCCAACTGGACCACGCCGAATTCACCCAGCTCACTCTGCGCCCCGCCTACCATGACGTACTGGACCCGCCAGAAGGTTATCGCTCCGGTGCCCAGCTACAGTTCCTGCGGCTGGACGCGCGGCTCTACCATGACAATGACGAACTGCAGGTGGAACAAATTGTGGGCGTGGAAATTCGTTCCCTTAGCCCTCGCAACCAGTTCTTCTCTCCCATTTCCTGGCAGGTAGGCTTCGGCGGGCGGCGCACAGACACCGGCACACAGCGAGTGCTCACGCCCTACCTGGAGGGCGGTGCCGGTGGGAGCTGGAGCCTGAATTACAACACCCAGGCCTTCGCCGTCGCCACCGCCGACCTGGAAATCGACGATGACATCCGCCGCGGCTACGACTTCGCCCCGGGCGCTGACCTGGGCCTGCTGCACCAGAACAACCGGTTCAGCCTTCTGGCCGGCGCCAAAACCAAGGCCTGGATCATCAGTAGCCAACACCGGCAAGACCAGCTGTACGTGAAAGGCAATCTGCATATCGGCCGGGAATTCAGCCTGTTTGCCGAATTCACCCGGGAAGACCACTTCAACAGGTACCAAAGCACATGGCAGGCTGGCATTCACGCGTATTTCTGATGAACTTCAGGCTGAGCAAACGTCCAACACAACTCATCCTGCTGGTCTTTATCGCCCTGCTGCAAACCGGCTGCAGCAGCGTGTTCTTCTACCCGGACAAGGTAACCTACATCACCCCGGACCGCCTGAATCTGGAGTATGAAGACATCTACCTGGATACCGCCGATGGCGAAACCCTCCACGGCTGGTGGCTGCCCGCCCTCACAGAAGAACCCGCCAAAGGCACGGTCTATTACCTGCACGGCAACGCCCAGAACGTCAGCGCCCACATCCTCAACGTCGCCTGGTTGCCGGAGCAAGGCTACAACGTATTTGCCATAGACTACCGGGGCTACGGCCAATCCACCGGCGCGCCAGACATAGAAGGCGCCCTGCACGACACCGAAACCGGCCTGCGCTGGCTCGCAGAACGCCACCCCGAAAACGACCATCCCCTGTTCCTCCTCGGCCAAAGCCTCGGCGGCGGCCTCGGCATCGCCCTGGCCAGTGAATGGGTACAGCGCAGCGAACAACCCCAGCTCAGCGGCGTGATCCTCGACGGCACCTTCTCCGGCTTCCGCCTGATCGCCCGTGAAAAACTCGGAGAATTCTGGCTAACCTGGCCGTTCCAAATCCCCCTGAGCTGGAGCATCACCGACGACTACGAAGGCGTGGACCGAATCGCCAACATCGCCCCGGTCCCCGTCAAAATCATCCACAGCGCCCGAGATGGCATTATCCCGTTCCACCACGGCATGCGACTGTATGAAGCCGCAGAACAGCCCAAAGACTTCCTGAGGACCGACACACCCCATGGCGCGACGTTTGTTCTTCCGGCGTATCGGGAGGCGGTACTGGAGTTCATGGACGGGGCTTTTTAGCCACGGACGACACGGACACTCACGGACGAAAAGACACGAGACTCCCCGAACAATGTTTAAGCAGGGGTTGGGAGAGCCTTTTCAAAAGTCTTGAGGGCCATGGATGGCCCGAACGAAGCGCACAGGGACGTGCTCGTAGCGTCTTTTGAAAAGGCTCTCCCAACCCCTGCAGGGCATCATAGTCCGAGGCCCAGAAACGAGAAAACCCGCCAAAAGGCGGGTTTTCTCAATACTGACTAACTGAAAATCAGTCAGCGAAGTCAGTCGGCTGCTCGCCTTCCTTAACTTCCTTCATGGACAGCTTAACGCGACCACGGTTGTCCACATCCAGCACCTTCACCAGAACTTCCTGACCTTCGCTCAGCTCGTCAGTCACGTTCTCGATACGGCGCTCAGAGATCTGGGAAATGTGCACCAGACCATCCTTGCCAGGCAGGATGTTAACGAAGGCACCGAAGTCCACAATGCGCTCAACGCGGCCCTTGTAGATAGCGCCCACTTCGATCTCGGCAGTGATTTCCTTCACCCGATTCACGGCAGCCTGTGCGGCCGCAGCGTTGTCGGCGTAGATCTTCACGTTGCCGTCGTCGTCCAGGTCAATAGACGCACCGGTCTCGTCACAGATAGAACGGATCACAGAACCGCCCTTACCGATAACGTCACGGATCTTGTCCGGATGGATCTTGATGGTGGTGATGCTCGGAGCGCGCTCAGAAAGCTCGGCACGGGGCTCGGCGATCACCTTGTTCATCTCGTCCAGGATGTGCAGACGCGCAGCGTTGGCCTGCTCCAGGGCGATTTCCATGATTTCGTCGGTAATACCCTGGATCTTGATGTCCATCTGCAGGGCAGTAACGCCGTCTTTGGTACCGGCAACCTTGAAATCCATGTCGCCCAGGTGGTCTTCGTCACCCAGGATGTCAGTCAGGACCGCGAACTTGTCGCCTTCCTTGACCAGACCCATGGCGATACCGGCCACCGGAGCCTTCAGAGGCACACCGGCGTCCATCAGAGCCAGGGAAGAACCACACACGGAAGCCATGGAACTGGAACCGTTGGATTCAGTGATCTCGGATACCGCACGGATGGCATACGGGAATTCTTCGATAGTCGGCATAACCGCGGCTACACCACGCTTGGCCAGGCGACCGTGACCGATTTCACGACGGCCCGGGGAGCCCATACGGCCCGCTTCACCTACGGAGTACGGAGGGAAGTTGTAGTGGAACAGGAACGGGTCCTTGCGCTCGCCTTCCAGGGCATCGATGATCTGCACGTCACGGGTGGTACCCAGGGTGGCGGTGACGATGGCCTGGGTCTCGCCACGGGTGAACAGGGCAGAACCGTGCACGGACGGCAGTACGCCAACTTCAACCTTGATCGGGCGAACGGTCTTGTTGTCACGGCCATCGATACGCGGCTTGCCTTCGATAACCTGCAGACGAACCACAGACTTCTCAACCTTGCCGAAATACTTCTTCACTTCCTCTTCGGACGGCTGGCCTTCTTCTTCACCGGCCAGTTTTTCAACGGCAGCGGATTTGATCTCGCCCAGACGCTCATAGCGAGCCATCTTGTCGCGGATTGCGTAGGCTTCTTCGATGGCACCGCCGAACTCGGCCTTGATGGCGTTCAGAAGTTCGGTGTTTTCAGCTTCAGGCTGCCATTCCCAGCGCGGCTTGCCGTTTTCAGCAGCAAATTCCTTGATCGCGGTGATGGCTGCCTGCATTTCCTGGTGGGCGTAGAGCACGCCGCCCAGCATCTGGTCTTCCGTCAGGCCCTTGGCCTCGGACTCAACCATCAGCACCGCTTCGTCGGTACCGGCCACAACCATGTCCAGCAGGGAGCTACCCAGCTCTTCGAAGGTCGGGTTCAGGAAGTAGCCTTTCTCGTTGGTGTA from the Marinobacter sp. LQ44 genome contains:
- the pnp gene encoding polyribonucleotide nucleotidyltransferase, which translates into the protein MGGETFTLETGRIARQATGAVLVSTGDTAVLGTVVGAKEPKPGQGFFPLTVNYQEKTYAAGKIPGGFFKREGRPSEKETLTSRLIDRPIRPLFPNGYMNEVQVVLTVMSASKNHDPDIAAMIAASAALAISGIPFDGPIGAARVGYTNEKGYFLNPTFEELGSSLLDMVVAGTDEAVLMVESEAKGLTEDQMLGGVLYAHQEMQAAITAIKEFAAENGKPRWEWQPEAENTELLNAIKAEFGGAIEEAYAIRDKMARYERLGEIKSAAVEKLAGEEEGQPSEEEVKKYFGKVEKSVVRLQVIEGKPRIDGRDNKTVRPIKVEVGVLPSVHGSALFTRGETQAIVTATLGTTRDVQIIDALEGERKDPFLFHYNFPPYSVGEAGRMGSPGRREIGHGRLAKRGVAAVMPTIEEFPYAIRAVSEITESNGSSSMASVCGSSLALMDAGVPLKAPVAGIAMGLVKEGDKFAVLTDILGDEDHLGDMDFKVAGTKDGVTALQMDIKIQGITDEIMEIALEQANAARLHILDEMNKVIAEPRAELSERAPSITTIKIHPDKIRDVIGKGGSVIRSICDETGASIDLDDDGNVKIYADNAAAAQAAVNRVKEITAEIEVGAIYKGRVERIVDFGAFVNILPGKDGLVHISQISERRIENVTDELSEGQEVLVKVLDVDNRGRVKLSMKEVKEGEQPTDFAD